The sequence acacacaaacatacaaatactttaaaaacacattcatactctcacacccattctttctctttttctcttgctTTCCCATTTCTTCCTACCTTTCCCATTTCTCCCTACCCCTCTCACCATTCTCCATATAACTCTCtgcctttctctctttttcatcCTATCCGGGTGGTTCTGTGGTGAGAGACCAACATCTGTTATTACAAGACTTGGTTCAGCGCTCCTTCCTGGTGCATGCAGCTTCGTAGCACGTAGCCAGAAAACAGATCTTTAGGAACGGACCTATGGtaaaatgttgtttaaaaaaatgtcgcTACCTCTCAAACCTTGTTAGCAACGGTACAATATAGGTTTATATCCATGCACCATCGCTCTCTAAGAGTGTTTGCAACATTACACCGTCAGACCTGCATTATGGAGTTTATGATGACCCCTTCCCATCAGCGACAGATAAGTGTCAAAGAAGGgataatacagtaaaataaaatgttttaaaaaattaatgaaaataaacctTTTCCCCCACAATCTATTAACCATCTGATAAGGGATACTTTAGGTTAATAATCATTCATTGGTCTCTGTGACCAATGTAAGCGGCCCAGACTTGTTACTTACAAGTGACGTGTTAGTGatgacatttttctttcttcaataataatttgttttttaataatttgctaTCAAGTTTCGAATATCGAGTGATTCTAACCTTACCTAATACTGTCACTGTCCACTAGTGTTCCATTTATGCTATCCCCTAACccctaatttaaatataatctcTAAACTGTCAAGTTAAATACTTGTGTGCTAGTTAGTCTTGAGACACcaaaaatttttaaaatatgaattgtGCGCTATGATTTGGGGGCATGTTGTGACCCtgtcattatataatataacacacatGGTGTAGTGTTATTTAGGATAGTTTGGTGATTCATgcatcattttcttttctttcagtcagcatatatttaagaaatacaAAATCATATATCCCTATGCTATATTTGTTGCATACTTTTCAGGAAATATATACTATTGTTTATTTTGATACTTTACACTAATTTTACCGTGGAATTTATAACGTGtaccacatttaaaataaaaaatcaaaattaaacATGCCCAAAAACAGGATAGTAAAGTGAAGTTGTTGAAAATATCCTTGCTTCCAAGGGGAAAGATTTGGGCAGGCATAATAAACAGATTGAAAGTAGAACTTTAAGAATCTTTAATTTAGGCTACAAAATGGAAAACTGTCTTTCTTCCCCTTTATGTTAGGGGACTACAATGTACACAGAACTTCTTACAGTATACATGTTCAATGGCTATGACAAAACTAAAATTGACAGGCTGACTGAGAATGCCTGATATGTTAGGTAAATGGGGCCCTTGATCTTAAGCTACGTTATAACAATGTGTTTGATCTTTTCAATTGCTTCTTGCGTATCTCAGACTTGTCCAACACTGTAAGAATGTAAAGTTTTCCTCCACCAAAATGGGGAATCTGAAAAGTATCGGTAAAAATTTGCTAGAAGAGCAGCAGAGAATGGGGGAAACTGAAGAAATTCTGAAGTGCTTAGAAGTAAGTTAacatttttactttctttttcttaCTAAAGTGCATTTATtgttgaaatcagtgggagtacCAACAAGCTTGCCAAATATCAGTGTTCACATAGCACACAGTTTATTGCTGTTACACCTATTTATTGTAGCTCCTTGACTAGAATGGTCTGCTGAGCAAGTGCAAGAAGAATCATAAGGATCAAAAGACTGTATGCATTTCATATTGGTCcatattgaaataaatgcattttattttgcttttgcaTGTTCTGAACAGAAGTCTCACTTTCTAACTATTAAAAGTGCCATACAAAATGGACACAAGTATGCATTAAACCCTTTGTGTTCATTGAGTTGGGGCACATATTtctctgcaaagggaccaggccAATTTTCATAGGTTTGCTATAGTTAGATTTAAGTGAGAATCTTTAACCTCttacacattacatatatatgtttccTCTCCCAGATTAAGCTATTCATGGATACATATGAAGGCAAACCTACCTTTTAAGGACTAAAACTCCCATCACCCATGTCATCATACTGGTTGAAGGTGATGTTGTAGCCAACAAAAGCTCATCAGCCCGCTTTTGTGTAAAAATGAGCAGCCTCAATCACACAGTAAAGGCTGCATAAACACTTGCAACTAGGAAAGTGTGATCATATAGTATGTGCTTGgcacattactattattattattattatcttttatatatagtgCTAACAAGTAGAGTTACCTTGAAAATAGGGAGAACACCTTTAATTAATGTTAGATGTGCAGTCAGCAAACACTGACAACAGAAACCTCTCTGTTATCTGTACTTAAACCAGTCacacatttaaaagtaaaaaatcatAAGTAATGCTTGCTTGGGAAGAAAACTCGCGTAACACAATTTTTAGGAATGACTGAGTTATTAAAAATTCagcttttaatgatttatttttttgcttgctCTACTAGCCATTAAAAGTGTTTACAACCCCTTTGTGATTTCTTACAAAACAAACTTGAGTCTtagtttgtattaaaatgtgctCTACAAAACATTCTTAAttccttaaatgttttattacacgtgtgtttaaaatgtgtgtCTTAATATTTTAAGGTTGAGGTTGAGAAAGCAGTGGAAAATGCCGAAACAACAATGAATTGTATCACACACCTTGAAAAAAAGATTGAGAACTTAAAGCAGTTGGATTTTGGGAATGACAGTCTAGAGGTTTGTGTTTATATCATGTGTGCGTTAAAAAATAACCTAATAAAAATCATGATATTTTACTAGCTCATATGTGTTTTTATAGGTAATACACACAAACCTGGATGCTTTTCAACTTCCAAAAGCTTCGTACCATGCTGTGTTGATGCAGGTATTTGTAATGTAACTGTGGCATTGTTAGTGTGGGAATGGTAAAGCGGGTGGTCCTTTGAGTGGACCTCAATTAGAGCTATTCAGAACTGAACTTCCTACAGTTCCCTTACACCGGGCAATCACGCAAAAGTCTAAATGCAAATTGTAGGCAAAGTTACTGGACTTTTTGTAACAGCTTGTTTGAGTAGTTGGCTCTTTAActaatatgtattgtttttttttgtaggaaaaGGCTCAAATGTTGAAAAACCCCAGCATGCTGTTGAAAGAACTGCAAGTACTACAGTCAGCCACAGCTTCTTTCAACCTGAGTAGACTAATTGAGAAATGTCACACTGAAATAAATGACTTGTAAGACAAACCAGTATCtccatattacatttaatatttaattaaatacagttttgtgtaactaattttaaaaacatgacacAATTATTGTGAAGCAATATAAAatccatatatattaaattctgCGTTTGTTGCCATTTTACTTACTACATATGAAGCATGTTGcttattcaataaaatgtttttatatgcaAGAAAGCATATTGGAGACTATTTTGTGTGGATTCTCAACTGGATGATTACCCGGCCATACATTATGAATTAAATCTCAGGAAATTTCTTTGgaatattttgttctttataCTTAATGTGTAACGTACCAGGTGTGTGCAGATGGGGGGGTTCTGTGGTTAGAAGTCAAAAAGGTAGTGTACCTTTTTCGTTATTTGCACATCTCCATCTAGatttgttaaagcacattggaAACTTCTGCAGATTTTGAAttgatataattatttttagacCATTTAGGGCATTTGCAatattggattttattttgtttggtctgccctttaaaaaaaaaaatgctctaaaACCCCTAGTTGCCCATAACATCTAGCCTAATAACTCTGGGTCCTGCATACAATAACTGTGGAGCTGCAATATTATTAATTGTCACCTCTGCAAAGAAAAGATGGTAATCTTTGGTTACTTTCCAGTTCACCAGGGGGGATTATTCAGCAAAAGGAAAGTTGTATTTCAGCTTCTTGACTtaagtatacattatgatgGTCCAGGCCCAGTAAGTTTATGTAAATCATCTTTTATTTCAAagtgacttaaaaaaaacacaataggaAAGGGagtaaaaacaaatagttgTTGGTATAACGATTATGAACAAATACAGAGTGATGAGATTCGCAAAATGAGGCACGTGTTCAACTCAGTATAAAATCAAAAGGCAAATTGTTggcaaaaacaaaggaatacagcACCGTGGAGCATCATGGATCATTTATTAAAGAGAGAGCTGGCGCAAACTGCTGTCCGCCGAATCTCCCGCCACcacaattacattaaaaaaaggggggggcgaAGAGGGAAGGGAAAAGGGGGATAAATAAAGAAGAAGGGGGGACATAAAGGGAGTCAAGAACAAAGACTGAGGTAAAATGAAGAGGGCAAAAGAAGAGGGGGAGTAGCACAGGTATCAAGAGAAAAAGGGCCGGCAGATGTGGGAATCTGCCAATTAATCTCTAAGGAGAGCCTTCAACACCGCAGAGGATTGGAAGGCCAACCAATTTGCCTACATCCTCGTGTACGTTTCCATCCTATAAGATGACACGTGGATCAGTTCTTCCAACGCTCTCGTCTCCTCCCCCCCAGGCCACCCAATGGTGCAAGAAAGGGACTTCAGGATAGTGGGATTAGACAGCAAGCAGCATTAAGGTGATGCATGATTGAGCGTTTCATAGTCCTCAGGGATCTTTCAGAATGAAGGTGTCCAAAGTATGGAGAAGGCGGGACAGTTTGTCCAGTCACCTCCTCCACACAGCCAAAAACTCCCAACCAGAAGGGTTGGAGCCTGCTACAGCTCCACCAAATGTGCAGGTAAGTTCCAAGCTCCATACCACATCTCCAAAAATTCAGGTGTCCTATACCACATTGTTAACAACTTGTATGCAGTTTCTTAAGTTTCCGATACAATAGAGCATTTGTGTGGCGAGATACAAACCCTTTCCCATTGAGGATCAGAAAGAGGTTCTCTGAGAGCCTCCTTTCCAAGAGCCCATAATAGGGGGAACTGTGGTATCTCCCGCCAGCGACAGACGATACAAAGTGGAAATACCATCCCTGGGCAACAACTCTCGCTTAGTAAGCTGCTCGAAGGGAGTTAAATCCCTTGTGAAGTTATGTTTACCCGGAAGTGAAGAAACATAGCTAACAAGTTGGGTGTAATGGAAGCGCCGTAACAAGGAAAACCCAGCGTCAAGGACGGCACGTTCAAATGGGAGAGGAGCATTACCTACCCACACATCCGATAGGGACAAATCAGGAGATATTCCAAGTGAATCAAGAAACTCATTCTCCAACCCCCATGCAAAGTCTTGGTTACCAGCAATGGGAGTCAACGGCGACGGAAAGGAGAGACTTCCACTGATATGTCTCCTGCGCCAGACATCTAGAGTGGCTCGCACAAAGGGGTTTGGGCAGAGCGAAGTTTGAAGAGCTCCAGGCGAAGGCCCAAACTAGCAGATAAGGGAAACGGTGTGGAGAACTGTTCCATCTCCACCCACAGCTTGGAGGCAGGGCGATATCTCCACTCTAGCATACGCAGCAGGTGAGTCGCGCGATAGTAGCCAAGAAAAGCAGGTAAGGCGAGACGTCCCTTTTCCTTCAGACGGGTGAGCACAGCATAGCGGAGCCTGGGGTCCTTCCCCTTCCagacaaatattattattaaggcGCAAAGTTCCGTGAAGAACTCCCTTGATATAGAAATAGAGCCCGAAAGAGATATAGCACCCGTGGAAGAACGTTCATCTTGACCACATTTACCCTACTGTGCCAAGACACATGAGGGAAAGCCCCACGTTGCAGGTCACTACGCAGCTGGGTCAGTAATCTAGGGACGTTTTCTTGGAAAACTGTGGATAGATCTCTAGGGACCCATATACCCAAGTATTTAATGCTATCACAACACCATCTGTAGCTTTTTTCCGCAGAGTAGTGGATCCTTACCCTCCTTAGGCAACACTGATATCGTCGCCATCAACGAATGGGGATGCAATTGGTCGCCTTCCCGTATAGCATTAAGGAGTGATGTAAAGGGTGTTTGTAAATGTTCCCAACAGACCCGATAGTATCTATGGGGGAGCCCATCCGGACCTGGGGCCTTACCCGATTCCATAGACTTCATAGCAGTCCAAACTTTCTCGGCAGTGATCTCATGCTCCAGAGCCTCTGCTTGATCCACAGAAAGTTTGTGGCGTACACGAGAAGCTAGGTACTCCCTGATAAGGGAGCCCCTATGATCTCCTGTGCGGTCCCCTTGAAGATTGTATAAAGAGCGATAATACCGGCAGGAGGAGTCTGCAATGTCCATGGGAGAACAAGAGATTAGGTCCTGAGGCGTCTTGGTTCTactaatatagatatattgttatatattgttgcTCGCAAGCCAGCGGCCAGTTTTCTTACCGTGTTCATAGAAAAGGGCCCTAGTGCGTAAAAAGGTCGTTGGATGTTATGATTGAGTAACGTACTTAGACGCAATGACATTAATTCTAGATATGTGCGCTCATCGCATGTTTGTTTATGGAGCGATTCCATAGTCGCAATGCGTTGCATGAGTTCTGAGATCTCCTGAGTTCTCAGACACTTTAAGTGGGGGAAGCTTTACCAATAAAGACCTCCCTGAACTGTGCATTTATGAGCTTCCGAAGTGGAGTAATGTCCCACTTCCGAGCAAACAATTTCCAGAAAGAAGTCCTCCAGGTGATCAGTGATCGCGTGTACCATATCATCATCTGCCAGTAAAGATTTGTTTAGATGCCAAGAGGGTAGGAAGGGCAGGGTCTAGGGAAAAGAGTTGGAGAAACCGGGATCAAAGATggggagcagaggagagagcGTAGAAGGGAAAAAAGGGGGATAAGTGGTAAGAGCGGGAAGAAGAGGTGAAGAGCAAGGGAGAGGTCGCCGAACTTTGACCTCAACACGGGGGTCGAGGGGGCAGGAGGACACAAGCAGCGCACGTGAAAGCAGATATCGGGGTGGGCGAGAACTACGAACTACGGTAAAACACCGTATCCAATCGCCCAAAAAACAAATCCCGAACTGCAAGGGGATCAGTGGAAACTCTGAGATGACAGATGAgcaatcaggaaaaaaaaataaagtacacaagTAAAAAGGGATAATCCACACTACTTCACAGCCATTGCCCACACTTTATAAAGAAAAGACAATAGTGACCATCCATATAACAATGCTAGTGTAAACCCAGAACCCCCCCTCCAAAGAAGAGATAGCGATCTATCCACAACAAAACAGGATCcattgtcccaccctccctctgCGTGACCAGATCCAACTGCAACTAGCAGTAAGTCCATCAATGCACATATGTACACACCTCCAAGAACTAACTAAACagcctccaaaaaaaaaaccccaccgtccattatatatgaaaagcaaataaatatagCCGATGTAGGTGTTCACAACGTAAGGCATGTGTGTACGGTAGTACGATTCACGCAATACAAGCGTTTCCCCCCCACTCAAAAAGTGCCCGAACTTAGGTATATCAGATAAATGAACAGGTAATACTGCAATGAGAAAAACCAAATCGAAGTAGataccaataaatatatataagcagCAAATTTAGGAAAAGGCAGCAAGTGTTAAAACTTGAATGATAAAGCATGTACGGGCGACTCTAACATTTGTAAAGTAAGTGCAACATGAGTCCCTCAAAAATTCAGATGGATGCAGCAAAGAGCATGTAGTCTCAGCGTCTCGTTGTTGTCATGGATCACTCACGGTTTCCGCAAAGACATCCAAGATGGCTGCAAAGTTGAACGCTCGCGAACGCTTTACGTGTCTAGCAGAGTTGCACCGTGGTTTCCGCATCAGAGACGTCCCAGGAGGGTGCGAAGTTGAAAATTCGCGAATGCCTCAcgtcagaaaaaataaataaaaatgtaaacccAGTGTGTGCATGTGCGATAAATCATAGCGCTTTACTCCGCGCGATAGTAGGCAATCATAAATAAGTAACAGtgttaaaagaaacaaacaaaaaaaattgaattataTGTGAGAGGGAACATCGGGCAATATAGCCGCAGGAGCTAAAACGTCAATAGGTGGGATTCTGCAGCGTAGAAAAGTGGCCTCATACATGCCTCACGGTTCCCATGACAGTTGGCGTATGTGAATACCT comes from Spea bombifrons isolate aSpeBom1 chromosome 11, aSpeBom1.2.pri, whole genome shotgun sequence and encodes:
- the LOC128468708 gene encoding uncharacterized protein LOC128468708; this translates as MRLKEKNTEKTPESEGFKNKVSKHKLQRSNKMQRSNKTLGHDPSQCKSAQRNRVTFQKPLATGISAHIENCMETAILSVVGRKVALRQSVQEQLIFFKKRLVQHCKNVKFSSTKMGNLKSIGKNLLEEQQRMGETEEILKCLEVEVEKAVENAETTMNCITHLEKKIENLKQLDFGNDSLEVIHTNLDAFQLPKASYHAVLMQEKAQMLKNPSMLLKELQVLQSATASFNLSRLIEKCHTEINDL